TTAAATTATCTTTTTAAGGGAAATGGCGCCTACTTTAAATTTAAGGGAAAATAAAGGGGCTGTCAATCTTTTATGCTGGCTTGCCCATTAACCTGTTGTCAACCTTTGTCCCTTAAAGCCTCACCACCACCTGCACCATCCCGATGATCCCCCCCAGGATGCCACCGAAGTAGGTGATATATTTCAACTCCTTCTTGGAGACCTTGAGGATCACCTCCTCTACCTTTCGGGGGTGGAAGTCATTGAGGATCCGCTTATAGATGAACTCCTCCATCTTCCCCCCCACTGCCTCGGCCTCCAGTCGCTTGATGATCCGTTCCACGGCCTTGTTTACGCTTCTCTGGAGATATTCATTGTCCAAGAGGGTGGTCAGCGGCCTGAGGACCAGTGACCTCTGTACCCTCTTTTTGACCTCCTCGGTCAGCACCTCTCCAAGCTTCATCTCCTTCAAAATATTTTTGATATCGGCCCCGCTTAGAAAGTGGTCTCTGATGGCCCTGGAGACCTCCTGGGCCAACCTTTCGATGCGGGCGGGGATCAGGCCCGGAGTGAAGGGGATCCTAAAACGCCAAATCCGCTTCTCTTCATAAGGGTGAAAGAGCATCCAGATGGCGATGGTGTTGGTGAGCCAACCGATCAAGGCGCCGATAAAGGGATAAAAGAGGATGTAGAAGGACTTCATGAAACTCTCTTGAGGATATGGATGAGGTATAAGGAAAGTATAGAGCTCATCAGAGCATCCAGTCAAAGTGCTTTATAAATCTGTTGGTGAGGATGAAGTACCTTTCCACGATGACCTCAGCCAGGAAACGGCGCAACCTATGGAGATAGGCCTTGGTGGACTCCACCTCCTCTTCATCCTCCAAAAACTCCGGCCTAAAACCTCCGATAAAGATACTTCCGGGTTCAGGCGTGGCTTCCATTCTCTTCGTTTCCCCTTCC
The nucleotide sequence above comes from Deltaproteobacteria bacterium. Encoded proteins:
- a CDS encoding DUF445 family protein translates to MKSFYILFYPFIGALIGWLTNTIAIWMLFHPYEEKRIWRFRIPFTPGLIPARIERLAQEVSRAIRDHFLSGADIKNILKEMKLGEVLTEEVKKRVQRSLVLRPLTTLLDNEYLQRSVNKAVERIIKRLEAEAVGGKMEEFIYKRILNDFHPRKVEEVILKVSKKELKYITYFGGILGGIIGMVQVVVRL